Sequence from the uncultured Flavobacterium sp. genome:
TGCTCCCATTAATATAGAAACACAAACAGCAAACATAATGGCAGTTCCTATTTCTACGGTAAACATTACCGGATTTTTGATCATCATTTTTGGATTCAGCTTCACAAAAGATTGCACTAAAGCTTCTTTTACCTGTTTGCTTTCAAACAATGAATTGGATTTATTAGTTGTCATTTTTCTTTTTATATTATTTTAAAGTAAAATATTCTGCCAATGGACCTAAAGCCAACGCTGGGAAGAATGATAAAGCGGCAATAATTGCGATTACGGCAAAAACCATTATTCCAAAAATAGAAGTGTCGGTTTTTAAAGTTCCTGCACTTTCCGGAATGTATTTTTTATTAGCCAATAATCCTGCAATTGCCAATGGACCAACGATAGGAATGAAACGACTTAATAACAACACAATTCCTGTAGTGATATTCCAGAACGGATTATTATCGCCCAAACCTTCAAAACCAGAACCATTATTGGCAGCACTCGAAGTATATTCGTATAACATTTCAGAGAATCCGTGATGTCCAGGATTGTTTAACCAGCCTGTTGCGTTTCCGCTAAACCAGTAACCCATTGCAGTGTCGTTTGCAGCAAAATAAGAAGCCAAAGCTGTTCCTGCTAATATTAATAAAGGGTGAAGAATTGCGATAAAAGCTGCAATTTTAACTTCCCGCGCTTCAATTTTCTTTCCTAAAAATTCAGGAGTTCGACCAACCATTAATCCGGAAATAAATACAGCCAGAATGATGAAAATGTAGAAGTTAAGAATACCAACACCACAACCGCCATAAAACGCATTGACCATCATGGCAAGTAATTCCATTGCTCCGGAAACCGGCATTGAACTATCGTGCATACTATTTACAGAACCTGTAGAAATTACGGTTGTAGCAATACTCCAGAATCCTGAAACCGCTGGTCCAAACCGAACTTCTTTTCCTTCCATCGCTCCGGTTGTTTGAGCAATTCCCATTTTCTCGATAGCTGGATTTCCGTTCATTTCCGTCATCATTGTTGGAATAACCAGTAGTAAGAATCCAACGGTCATAACTCCAAAAATTACATATGATAATTTCTTTTTCTTTAGATAAAAACCTAAAGCAAAGATCATTGCAAACGGAACAATTAATTGTGCCCAAAGCTCAACAGCATTTGTAAAATAAGTTGGATTCTCTAATGGATGCGCTGAGTTGGCTCCAAAAAATCCACCACCATTTGTACCTAAATGTTTAATGGCAATAAAAGCAGCTGCAGGTCCGCGGGAAACGTCAACGTGATCACCTTGTAAAGTTGTGATAGAATCTTTACTGTCAAAATCCATCGGAGTACCGCTGAACGCTAATATAGTAGCAACAATTACTGAAAGTGGTAATAATATACGTGTACAACTTTTGATGAAATAGTTGTAAAAATTCCCCAATTTATCTGTAGTTCTCTCTTTCATTGCAGTAAAAATCATCGCTGCAGCAGCCATACCGACACCAGCAGAAACAAATTGCAAGAACATTAAGAACATTTGTGATAGGTAAGAAACTCCACTTTCACCTGAATAATGTTGTAAGTTACAGTTTACTACAAACGAAATGGCGGTGTTAAAGGCCAAATCCGGTGACATTGATGGATTGTTGTCGGGATTTAAAAATAACGATCCCTGAAATAATAAGACAAAAAAACAAAGAAAGAACCAAATCATGTTGATACTTAAAAGTGCTTTTAAGTGTTGTTTCCAGTTCATTTCTTCAGTGGAATTAATACCGCTGATTTTAAAAATAAATTTTTCAATTGGATTGAAAATCGGATCAAAAAGTGTTTTATCTCCTAAATAAACTTTAGCGATATATTTTCCTAACGGAATGGCTAAAACTATCGAAACGATAAAAATACTGATGACGCCTAATAATTCTGTGTTCATAATTTTTTAAATTTTAGTGAAATGTCAGATGTGATTTGTAAAAGGAGATTGACGTTTAATATCTAACATCTCACTTATAACTTTTAACATCATTAAAATTTTTCGGGTTTGATTAATACATAAACCAAATAGCCGAAAACGGCGATGGAAACAATAAATAGTGCAGTCATGATTTAGATTTTTTCAAAGAATTCAACTGATTTAAAACAAATCGCAAACAACACAACGGCTAATGCGAGTAAAAGAAAAGTGATTAACATATAGAGATGATTTTAGAGTTCAGATTTTAGATTATG
This genomic interval carries:
- the kdpA gene encoding potassium-transporting ATPase subunit KdpA, with the translated sequence MNTELLGVISIFIVSIVLAIPLGKYIAKVYLGDKTLFDPIFNPIEKFIFKISGINSTEEMNWKQHLKALLSINMIWFFLCFFVLLFQGSLFLNPDNNPSMSPDLAFNTAISFVVNCNLQHYSGESGVSYLSQMFLMFLQFVSAGVGMAAAAMIFTAMKERTTDKLGNFYNYFIKSCTRILLPLSVIVATILAFSGTPMDFDSKDSITTLQGDHVDVSRGPAAAFIAIKHLGTNGGGFFGANSAHPLENPTYFTNAVELWAQLIVPFAMIFALGFYLKKKKLSYVIFGVMTVGFLLLVIPTMMTEMNGNPAIEKMGIAQTTGAMEGKEVRFGPAVSGFWSIATTVISTGSVNSMHDSSMPVSGAMELLAMMVNAFYGGCGVGILNFYIFIILAVFISGLMVGRTPEFLGKKIEAREVKIAAFIAILHPLLILAGTALASYFAANDTAMGYWFSGNATGWLNNPGHHGFSEMLYEYTSSAANNGSGFEGLGDNNPFWNITTGIVLLLSRFIPIVGPLAIAGLLANKKYIPESAGTLKTDTSIFGIMVFAVIAIIAALSFFPALALGPLAEYFTLK
- the kdpF gene encoding K(+)-transporting ATPase subunit F, whose product is MTALFIVSIAVFGYLVYVLIKPEKF